In the Flagellimonas sp. MMG031 genome, one interval contains:
- the hisB gene encoding bifunctional histidinol-phosphatase/imidazoleglycerol-phosphate dehydratase HisB, with amino-acid sequence MGKKVLFIDRDGTIIKETVDEQIDAFDKMVFYPKVFTYLGKIAKELDYELVMITNQDGLGTDSFPEDTFWPVHNFIIKAFENEGVVFDNVFIDRTFPKDNANTRKPGTGLLTAYFSEEYDLKSSFVIGDRLTDVELAKNLGAKGIFINDETHLGTDEITVKRGELDDYIALESNDWEKIYEFLKLENRVAEISRKTNETDIQIKINLDGTGKSDINTGLAFFDHMLDQLARHGQMDLEIKVDGDLEVDEHHTIEDTAIALGELFSKALGNKLGIERYGFALPMDDCLAQVAIDFGGRNWLVWDTEFKREKVGDMPTEMFMHFFKSFTDGAKANLNIKAEGTNEHHKIEAIFKAFAKSIKMAVKRDAEKMVLPSTKGML; translated from the coding sequence ATGGGCAAAAAAGTACTATTCATTGATCGTGATGGAACCATCATCAAGGAAACTGTTGATGAGCAAATAGATGCCTTTGATAAAATGGTTTTTTATCCCAAAGTATTCACGTATTTGGGTAAAATCGCCAAGGAATTGGATTATGAATTGGTGATGATTACCAATCAGGATGGCTTGGGAACCGATAGTTTTCCCGAAGATACCTTTTGGCCCGTTCACAACTTTATCATTAAAGCATTTGAAAATGAAGGTGTTGTGTTTGATAACGTTTTTATCGACAGGACGTTTCCGAAAGATAATGCGAACACCCGTAAACCAGGCACGGGACTGCTGACTGCCTATTTTTCAGAGGAATATGATTTGAAAAGTTCTTTCGTCATCGGAGACCGATTGACCGATGTGGAATTGGCCAAAAATTTGGGTGCCAAGGGAATCTTCATCAATGATGAAACCCATTTAGGAACCGATGAAATCACTGTAAAGCGCGGGGAATTGGACGACTACATTGCTTTGGAAAGCAACGATTGGGAAAAAATCTATGAATTTTTGAAACTGGAAAACCGGGTAGCCGAAATATCCCGAAAAACCAATGAAACGGACATCCAAATCAAAATCAACCTCGATGGAACCGGAAAAAGTGATATCAATACAGGTTTAGCCTTTTTTGACCATATGTTGGATCAATTGGCCCGACACGGACAAATGGACTTGGAGATCAAAGTGGACGGCGATTTAGAGGTGGACGAACACCACACCATCGAGGACACGGCCATTGCCTTGGGCGAGTTGTTTTCCAAAGCATTGGGCAACAAGCTTGGTATTGAGCGCTACGGATTTGCTTTGCCCATGGACGACTGCCTAGCACAAGTGGCCATAGACTTTGGCGGACGCAACTGGTTGGTCTGGGATACGGAGTTTAAACGTGAAAAGGTGGGCGATATGCCAACTGAGATGTTCATGCACTTTTTTAAATCGTTTACAGATGGCGCCAAGGCCAATTTGAACATCAAGGCAGAAGGCACCAATGAGCATCATAAAATTGAGGCCATATTCAAAGCTTTTGCCAAGTCCATTAAAATGGCGGTGAAGCGAGATGCGGAAAAAATGGTGCTGCCCTCCACTAAAGGGATGCTATAA
- the hisH gene encoding imidazole glycerol phosphate synthase subunit HisH: MKIVIIDYGAGNIQSIMFAIKRLGFEAVLSHDAEEIRNADKVIFPGVGEASSAMAKLRATGLDKLIPTLKQPVLGICLGMQLMCHSSEEGNTEGLGIFDLDVVKFSNKVKVPQIGWNQISNLNSKLFTNIPEKSYIYLVHSFYAPIGKETIATSEYDVEYSAALQKDNFYGVQFHPEKSSEVGSGILQNFLKI, encoded by the coding sequence ATGAAGATTGTAATAATCGATTACGGAGCAGGAAACATCCAAAGTATCATGTTTGCCATAAAACGCTTGGGTTTTGAAGCGGTTTTAAGCCATGATGCGGAAGAGATACGCAATGCGGACAAGGTTATATTTCCCGGAGTTGGGGAGGCCAGTTCAGCCATGGCAAAGTTAAGGGCTACTGGATTGGACAAGCTAATCCCAACGCTGAAACAGCCCGTTTTGGGTATCTGCTTGGGTATGCAGTTGATGTGCCACTCCTCTGAAGAAGGAAATACCGAAGGTTTGGGCATTTTTGATTTGGATGTGGTGAAATTTTCCAACAAGGTAAAAGTGCCCCAAATTGGTTGGAACCAGATTTCAAATCTAAACAGCAAATTGTTCACCAATATTCCAGAGAAATCCTATATCTATTTGGTGCATAGTTTTTATGCTCCGATTGGGAAGGAAACCATTGCCACTTCGGAATATGATGTGGAATACAGTGCAGCGCTGCAGAAAGATAATTTTTATGGGGTTCAGTTCCACCCAGAAAAGAGCAGTGAGGTGGGGAGTGGGATTCTCCAAAATTTTCTAAAAATATAA
- the hisA gene encoding 1-(5-phosphoribosyl)-5-[(5-phosphoribosylamino)methylideneamino]imidazole-4-carboxamide isomerase — protein sequence MRIIPAIDIIDGKCVRLSKGDYSTKKVYNENPLEVAKEFEAHGIQYLHLVDLDGAKSKHIVNYKVLETIALKTNLQIDFGGGLKSGDDLHVAFESGAHQITGGSIAVKDRDTFLSWLSTYGARKIILGADANHGKVAVSGWQEESDLELIPFVQEYQSEGIEYVICTDISKDGMLQGPAFDLYQKMLSETKKGLNLIASGGISTFDELPKLADLGCEGTIIGKAIYEGKISLKQLEHYILENG from the coding sequence ATGAGAATTATTCCGGCCATAGACATCATTGATGGAAAATGCGTTCGCCTTTCCAAAGGTGATTATAGCACCAAAAAAGTGTACAATGAAAATCCGTTGGAAGTGGCCAAGGAATTTGAGGCCCACGGAATCCAATATTTACATTTGGTGGATTTGGATGGGGCCAAGTCCAAACATATCGTCAATTACAAAGTACTGGAAACCATTGCCCTAAAGACCAATTTGCAAATTGATTTTGGGGGTGGGCTAAAATCTGGAGATGATTTACACGTCGCTTTTGAAAGCGGGGCACATCAAATCACAGGTGGAAGCATTGCAGTAAAGGATAGGGATACCTTTTTGAGCTGGTTGTCGACCTACGGAGCCAGAAAAATTATTCTGGGAGCCGATGCGAACCATGGAAAAGTTGCCGTATCGGGCTGGCAGGAAGAATCGGACTTGGAGCTGATTCCTTTTGTACAAGAGTACCAATCCGAAGGAATTGAATATGTAATCTGTACCGATATCAGCAAAGATGGCATGTTGCAAGGTCCTGCTTTTGACTTGTATCAAAAAATGCTGTCCGAAACCAAAAAAGGATTAAATTTAATTGCCAGTGGTGGTATCTCCACCTTTGACGAACTCCCCAAACTTGCCGATCTTGGTTGTGAAGGCACAATCATTGGCAAAGCCATTTATGAAGGCAAGATCAGTTTAAAGCAATTGGAACATTATATTCTTGAAAATGGATAA
- a CDS encoding DinB family protein gives MDKEKELQEELVWNAGYRMNESLRMIKICLEQLSEEQVWEKPNESSNSIANLILHLCGNITQYGIASIQNLEDERKRDEEFSTESGYTKAELLKKLEDTLSDAKRAFYDAPINELLRKRNVQGFNFSGVGNIIHVTEHLSYHTGQIALWTKILKNKDLAFYGGVNLNAKNETKNI, from the coding sequence ATGGATAAGGAAAAAGAACTCCAGGAAGAATTGGTTTGGAATGCAGGGTATCGAATGAACGAGAGCCTTCGCATGATCAAAATTTGTTTGGAACAACTGTCGGAAGAGCAGGTTTGGGAAAAACCGAACGAATCGAGCAACAGTATTGCCAATCTTATCCTTCATTTGTGTGGAAACATTACCCAATATGGGATAGCGTCCATTCAAAATTTGGAAGATGAGCGCAAACGGGATGAGGAATTTTCAACGGAATCGGGCTACACAAAAGCGGAATTGTTGAAAAAATTGGAAGATACGTTGTCCGATGCCAAAAGGGCGTTTTATGATGCTCCCATCAATGAATTATTGCGCAAACGCAATGTTCAGGGCTTTAACTTTTCCGGGGTGGGGAACATCATCCACGTCACGGAACATTTATCCTATCACACTGGGCAAATAGCGCTTTGGACAAAGATTTTAAAAAATAAGGATTTGGCATTTTATGGAGGTGTCAACCTAAATGCCAAGAATGAAACTAAAAATATATAA
- a CDS encoding GIY-YIG nuclease family protein has protein sequence MRHSYVYIMTNKYRTTFYIGITSNLKKRIVEHYEGLGSKFTAKYQLTDLVYFELHTDINQAIAREKQLKNWHHDWKMNLIKEQNPTLETIDYK, from the coding sequence ATGAGACATAGTTATGTTTACATAATGACCAACAAATACAGAACCACATTTTATATTGGCATAACATCAAACCTAAAGAAAAGAATTGTAGAACATTATGAAGGCTTGGGTTCAAAGTTTACAGCCAAATATCAGTTGACTGATTTAGTTTATTTTGAACTTCATACAGATATTAATCAAGCCATTGCAAGGGAAAAACAGTTGAAGAATTGGCATCACGATTGGAAAATGAATTTGATTAAAGAACAAAATCCAACTTTAGAAACTATTGATTATAAATAA
- the hisF gene encoding imidazole glycerol phosphate synthase subunit HisF, producing MLTKRIIPCLDIKNGRTVKGINFVDLRDAGDPVELASIYAQEGADELVFLDISATEEKRKTLAELVYHVAETINIPFTVGGGISSVEDVDILLKNGADKVSINSSAVKRPELINELVAKFGSQCIVVAIDAKQINGQWKVHLVGGKVPTELDLFEWAKEVEKRGAGEILFTSMDHDGTKNGFANHALAKLSELVNIPVIASGGAGTISHFTDTFKDGKADAALAASVFHFKEIEINTLKQELKEEGIPVRI from the coding sequence ATGCTCACCAAAAGAATTATACCCTGTCTGGATATTAAAAACGGACGAACTGTAAAAGGAATCAACTTTGTGGACTTACGCGATGCGGGCGATCCTGTGGAACTGGCGTCCATTTATGCCCAAGAAGGTGCCGACGAGTTGGTTTTTTTAGATATTTCGGCCACCGAAGAGAAAAGAAAAACCTTGGCAGAGCTGGTCTATCATGTAGCTGAGACCATTAATATTCCCTTCACGGTAGGTGGCGGTATTTCATCTGTAGAGGATGTGGATATTCTGCTGAAAAACGGTGCCGATAAGGTTTCCATCAACTCATCAGCGGTAAAACGGCCCGAATTGATCAATGAATTGGTCGCCAAATTCGGTTCTCAATGTATCGTTGTTGCCATTGATGCCAAACAAATAAACGGACAATGGAAAGTACATTTGGTAGGGGGGAAGGTTCCCACGGAATTGGACCTTTTTGAATGGGCAAAGGAAGTAGAAAAGCGTGGTGCAGGCGAAATTTTGTTCACTTCCATGGACCACGACGGTACCAAAAATGGCTTCGCAAATCACGCATTGGCCAAATTGTCCGAATTGGTTAATATTCCGGTAATCGCTTCAGGTGGGGCAGGAACCATTTCACACTTTACGGACACTTTCAAAGATGGGAAAGCTGATGCTGCTTTGGCTGCCAGTGTTTTTCATTTTAAGGAAATCGAAATCAATACGCTCAAACAAGAATTAAAGGAGGAAGGAATTCCGGTAAGGATATAA
- the hisIE gene encoding bifunctional phosphoribosyl-AMP cyclohydrolase/phosphoribosyl-ATP diphosphatase HisIE yields MQIDFNKNSDGLVPAIVQDATTKNVLMLGYMNQEAFEKTQETQKVTFFSRSKQRLWTKGEESGNFLNLVDMQVDCDNDTLLVKVNPVGPTCHKGTDTCWAEENVQGYGFLSTLEAVIESRKNDQENPDSYVASLFRKGINKIAQKVGEEAVETVIEAKDDNEELFLNESADLLFHYLILLQAKGYSLNDIAQVLEKRH; encoded by the coding sequence ATGCAAATAGACTTCAATAAAAATTCAGACGGACTTGTGCCGGCCATTGTTCAAGATGCAACAACCAAAAATGTTTTGATGCTCGGCTACATGAATCAAGAAGCGTTTGAAAAAACCCAAGAAACACAGAAAGTCACATTTTTTAGCCGTTCCAAACAGCGATTATGGACCAAAGGTGAGGAAAGCGGGAACTTTTTGAACCTAGTGGATATGCAAGTGGATTGCGATAACGATACGCTTCTGGTTAAGGTGAATCCAGTTGGTCCTACCTGCCATAAAGGAACCGATACCTGCTGGGCCGAGGAAAATGTTCAAGGTTATGGTTTTTTATCCACCTTGGAAGCTGTGATCGAATCAAGGAAAAATGACCAAGAGAATCCGGATAGCTATGTAGCGTCATTGTTCCGAAAAGGCATCAATAAAATCGCCCAAAAAGTGGGGGAAGAAGCTGTGGAAACCGTAATAGAGGCCAAAGACGACAACGAGGAGCTATTCTTAAACGAGAGTGCCGATTTGTTGTTTCACTACCTTATTCTTTTGCAGGCGAAGGGCTATTCGCTCAACGATATCGCCCAAGTCCTCGAAAAACGGCATTAA
- a CDS encoding VWA domain-containing protein, with amino-acid sequence MAMNTRKGFRFTKYEAPDQTPFEKLFEIFQELVTHTSGDVEEALDWLRELDKEYELTDDDYTIDDFIEDLKSKGYIREEFDMDNPQGGEGEEGEENGGRGGNLSITAKLERMLRQRALDQIFGKIKRSGSGNHKTGKSGKGDEHTGEFREYRFGDSLEHISMTESLKNAQVNHGLDNFSLSEEDLVVEDTQHKAQMSTVLMIDISHSMILYGEDRITPAKKVAMALAELITTRYPKDTLDILVFGNDAWPIPIKDLPYLRVGPYHTNTVAGLQLAMDMLRRKRNTNKQIFMITDGKPSCLRLPNGDYYKNSVGLDEYIVEKCYAMAQQARKLHIPITTFMIAEDPYLMQFVREFTKANKGKAFYTGLKGLGEMIFEDYEQNRKRRIKG; translated from the coding sequence ATGGCTATGAACACAAGAAAAGGGTTCCGTTTTACCAAATACGAGGCTCCGGACCAAACTCCGTTCGAAAAACTATTTGAGATTTTCCAAGAACTCGTCACCCATACTTCGGGCGATGTGGAGGAGGCTTTGGACTGGTTGCGTGAACTCGACAAGGAATACGAGCTTACCGACGACGATTATACCATCGACGATTTTATAGAAGATTTGAAGTCCAAGGGGTATATCCGTGAAGAATTCGATATGGATAATCCCCAAGGCGGCGAAGGTGAAGAAGGTGAGGAAAACGGTGGTCGCGGTGGTAATCTTTCCATTACCGCCAAACTGGAGCGAATGCTGCGTCAACGGGCCTTGGACCAAATCTTCGGAAAAATTAAACGAAGTGGTTCCGGAAACCATAAAACAGGAAAATCCGGTAAAGGCGACGAGCATACAGGTGAGTTCCGGGAGTACCGTTTTGGGGATTCGTTGGAACATATTAGCATGACGGAAAGCCTTAAAAACGCCCAGGTCAATCACGGTTTGGATAATTTTTCTTTGAGCGAGGAGGATTTGGTGGTAGAAGACACACAGCACAAGGCCCAGATGAGTACTGTATTGATGATCGATATCAGCCATAGTATGATTCTGTATGGCGAGGACCGCATTACCCCCGCCAAAAAAGTGGCGATGGCTCTGGCAGAACTGATTACAACCCGATATCCAAAGGATACCTTGGATATTTTGGTGTTCGGAAATGATGCATGGCCCATCCCCATCAAGGATTTGCCGTATTTGAGGGTGGGACCTTACCATACCAATACGGTTGCCGGTTTACAGCTAGCTATGGATATGCTCCGCAGAAAACGGAACACCAACAAACAAATATTTATGATTACAGATGGAAAGCCTTCATGCCTGCGGCTTCCCAATGGTGACTACTATAAAAATAGCGTTGGATTGGACGAATACATTGTTGAAAAATGCTATGCCATGGCACAACAGGCCCGAAAACTCCATATTCCCATAACTACCTTTATGATCGCAGAAGACCCTTATTTGATGCAGTTTGTACGGGAATTTACCAAAGCCAACAAGGGAAAGGCCTTTTACACGGGCCTTAAAGGTTTGGGCGAAATGATTTTTGAAGATTACGAACAGAATAGAAAACGAAGAATAAAAGGATAA
- a CDS encoding magnesium chelatase has translation MNLDHTKINTLGELKAAGYTSKSIKDELRDNLLEKIAKKEQVFEGVWGYENSVIPELERAILSRHNINLLGLRGQAKTRLARLMVQLLDEWMPIVKGSEIHDDPLAPISRFATELINEKGDETPISWVHRSERFYEKLATPDVTVADLIGDVDPIKAANLKLSYADDRVIHFGMIPRANRCIFVINELPDLQARIQVALFNILQEGDIQIRGFKLRLHLDIQFVFTANPEDYTNRGSIVTPLKDRIGSQILTHYPENIEVAKKITKQEAKLDKRQSDFVYVPEIAMDLLEQISFEARKSEYVDAKSGVSARMSITAFENLLSTAERRAIMAGDQKTTLRLSDFMGVVPSITGKIELVYEGEQEGAGSVAENLIEDAIKSLFPNYFPKIDKLQRKEEENEYDELVSWFFDGEGFDLLDDEKDHNYKSKLDSIGPLNQLIKEYQPDASREDAYFLKELLLWGLVAYKKLSKHRFQQGYQFKDLYGSYIRGL, from the coding sequence ATGAACTTGGACCATACCAAAATCAATACGCTTGGCGAACTAAAAGCGGCGGGTTATACCAGTAAAAGTATTAAGGATGAACTTCGGGATAACCTTTTGGAAAAGATAGCCAAAAAGGAACAAGTCTTCGAAGGGGTTTGGGGATATGAGAATTCCGTTATCCCAGAATTGGAAAGAGCGATTTTATCCCGTCACAATATCAACTTATTGGGACTACGAGGGCAGGCCAAAACACGCTTGGCCCGCTTGATGGTGCAGCTTTTGGATGAATGGATGCCCATTGTGAAGGGTTCCGAAATCCATGACGACCCCTTGGCGCCCATATCCCGATTTGCAACCGAATTGATAAATGAAAAAGGGGATGAAACGCCAATCAGTTGGGTGCATCGCAGTGAGCGCTTCTATGAAAAATTGGCCACTCCTGACGTAACCGTAGCGGATTTGATTGGAGATGTAGACCCCATTAAAGCGGCCAATCTAAAATTATCTTACGCCGATGACAGGGTGATTCACTTTGGAATGATACCGAGGGCCAACCGTTGTATTTTTGTCATCAACGAGCTTCCTGACCTTCAAGCAAGGATTCAAGTAGCGTTGTTCAATATCTTGCAAGAAGGTGACATACAAATTAGAGGCTTCAAGCTTAGATTACATTTGGATATTCAATTTGTGTTTACGGCCAACCCCGAAGATTATACCAACAGGGGCAGTATTGTCACCCCATTGAAGGATAGGATTGGTTCCCAAATATTGACCCATTATCCTGAAAATATTGAGGTGGCAAAAAAAATCACTAAGCAGGAAGCAAAACTAGATAAGCGTCAGTCTGATTTTGTGTATGTTCCCGAAATCGCCATGGATTTGCTGGAACAAATCAGTTTTGAAGCTAGAAAAAGTGAGTACGTAGATGCTAAAAGTGGCGTAAGTGCACGTATGAGCATCACCGCTTTTGAAAATTTATTGAGTACTGCCGAACGCAGGGCCATTATGGCTGGAGACCAAAAGACCACACTGCGTTTGAGCGATTTTATGGGTGTGGTGCCCTCAATTACTGGAAAAATAGAACTGGTGTATGAAGGAGAGCAGGAGGGAGCCGGCTCAGTGGCCGAAAACCTCATTGAAGATGCCATAAAATCCTTGTTTCCAAATTACTTCCCGAAAATCGACAAGCTTCAGCGCAAGGAAGAAGAAAATGAATATGATGAATTGGTGAGCTGGTTCTTTGACGGCGAAGGTTTCGATTTATTGGATGATGAAAAAGACCACAATTATAAATCAAAATTGGATTCCATCGGCCCATTAAACCAACTGATAAAGGAGTACCAGCCCGATGCCTCAAGAGAGGACGCATATTTCTTGAAAGAGTTACTGCTTTGGGGCTTGGTGGCCTATAAAAAATTGAGCAAACACCGCTTTCAGCAAGGTTATCAGTTTAAGGACCTTTATGGAAGCTATATCCGAGGCCTGTAA
- the cysM gene encoding cysteine synthase CysM: MSNSILDLIGNTPMVESKVLNTNPDVRLFFKLEGNNPGGSVKDRPAYNMIKSGLERGDFTKETKLIEATSGNTGIALAMIASLFGLDIELVMPENSTKERVQTMRAYGAKVTLTSADVGIEGARDYAETKVKEEGFKMLNQFSNNDNWKAHYKTTGPEIWKDTDGQVTHFVSSMGTTGTIMGTSTYLKEQNPDIQIVGVQPTDDAKIPGIRKWPEAYLPKIFNPEKVDTVMEVSEQEAIEMAKRLAREEGIFSGMSSGGAATVALRLANALESGTIVSIVCDRGDRYLSSDLFD; encoded by the coding sequence ATGTCTAACAGCATACTAGACCTTATCGGAAACACCCCCATGGTGGAATCCAAAGTATTGAATACCAATCCTGACGTAAGACTTTTTTTTAAACTTGAGGGAAACAATCCCGGTGGAAGCGTTAAAGACCGTCCCGCCTACAACATGATCAAAAGTGGTCTGGAGCGCGGTGATTTTACCAAAGAAACCAAATTGATTGAGGCCACTAGCGGCAACACCGGTATTGCCTTGGCCATGATAGCTAGCCTTTTTGGCCTTGACATTGAATTGGTGATGCCCGAAAACTCTACAAAAGAACGGGTTCAGACCATGCGTGCCTATGGCGCAAAGGTGACCTTGACTTCTGCCGATGTGGGTATTGAAGGTGCCCGCGATTATGCCGAAACCAAGGTAAAGGAAGAAGGCTTTAAGATGCTCAATCAATTCTCGAACAACGATAATTGGAAAGCGCACTACAAAACAACGGGACCTGAAATTTGGAAGGATACCGATGGTCAAGTCACCCATTTTGTTTCCAGTATGGGAACTACGGGGACCATTATGGGCACTTCTACTTATCTGAAGGAACAGAATCCGGACATACAAATTGTGGGCGTACAACCCACGGATGACGCTAAGATTCCGGGCATACGAAAATGGCCCGAAGCATACCTGCCAAAAATCTTTAATCCTGAAAAAGTGGATACCGTAATGGAAGTCAGTGAGCAGGAAGCGATTGAAATGGCCAAGCGTTTGGCGCGAGAGGAAGGCATATTTTCCGGAATGAGCAGCGGAGGAGCCGCTACTGTCGCTTTGCGATTGGCAAACGCTTTGGAAAGTGGCACCATCGTTTCCATTGTTTGTGACCGCGGGGACCGGTATCTGTCATCAGACTTGTTTGACTGA
- the epsC gene encoding serine O-acetyltransferase EpsC: protein MDKERIIAELIRHKKLPYLDFRLKQETEDFTDTLFHTLFDANTPVAVNLELLEKKFNRLMDMACWDLEKPSEELWNEYVEHLPQILENLILDAEAILNCDPASLSIQEIYMAYPGFYAIAIYRLAHELYAEGVPLIPRMMTEYAHRQTGVDINPGATIGKSFFIDHATGVVIGETAVIHDNVKIYQGVTLGALYVAKNLEKTKRHPTIENNVTIYANATILGGETVVGANSVIGGNAWITSSVPPNSTVYHKPEIKIKTTPNV from the coding sequence ATGGACAAGGAGAGAATTATAGCCGAACTCATCAGGCACAAAAAGCTGCCTTACCTGGATTTTCGTTTGAAACAAGAGACCGAGGATTTCACGGATACGCTTTTTCACACCTTATTTGACGCCAATACCCCTGTAGCGGTCAATCTGGAATTATTGGAAAAAAAGTTCAATCGGCTGATGGACATGGCCTGTTGGGACTTAGAAAAGCCCAGTGAGGAACTCTGGAACGAATACGTGGAACATTTACCGCAGATTCTGGAAAACCTGATTTTGGATGCCGAGGCCATCTTAAATTGTGACCCAGCCTCCCTTTCCATCCAAGAAATCTACATGGCCTACCCAGGTTTTTATGCCATTGCCATCTATCGCTTGGCGCACGAGCTTTATGCGGAGGGTGTCCCTTTGATTCCACGAATGATGACGGAATATGCGCATAGACAAACCGGGGTCGACATCAACCCTGGAGCCACCATTGGTAAATCCTTTTTTATCGATCATGCCACAGGTGTGGTCATCGGGGAAACTGCCGTAATCCATGACAACGTTAAAATTTATCAAGGGGTGACCTTAGGTGCCTTGTATGTGGCGAAGAATTTGGAAAAAACAAAACGTCATCCGACCATTGAAAACAATGTGACCATATATGCCAACGCTACCATTTTAGGCGGTGAAACCGTAGTGGGGGCCAATTCCGTCATTGGTGGTAATGCATGGATTACTTCCTCCGTGCCGCCCAACTCAACTGTTTATCACAAGCCAGAAATTAAAATAAAGACAACCCCAAATGTCTAA
- a CDS encoding DUF2461 domain-containing protein translates to MASNVTISKEVFDFLTELEKNNDRDWFEANKKTFKKRQSEVKNFLEAAKLNLSHHDEIEKMKLFRIYRDVRFSKDKSPYKAHFAGFFSRLGAHLRGGYYIHLKPGQSFLGVGFWAPEKEDLFRIRKELEMDADEFRKVINQPELKLIWGELQGDEVKTAPKGFDKEHPDIDLIRKKQFVFMRNFKDSEVLSPTFLDEVDRSYKAIRPYFDLMSEILTTNLNGESILE, encoded by the coding sequence ATGGCATCCAATGTAACCATCTCTAAGGAAGTTTTTGATTTTTTGACCGAATTGGAGAAAAATAATGACCGGGATTGGTTTGAAGCAAACAAGAAAACCTTCAAAAAACGGCAATCGGAGGTCAAAAATTTTCTGGAAGCGGCCAAACTTAATTTGAGCCATCATGATGAGATTGAAAAAATGAAGTTGTTCCGGATTTACAGGGATGTACGTTTTTCCAAGGATAAAAGTCCGTATAAAGCTCATTTTGCTGGTTTCTTTTCCCGATTGGGCGCACATTTACGAGGAGGATACTACATTCATCTAAAGCCTGGTCAATCCTTTTTGGGTGTTGGGTTTTGGGCTCCGGAGAAGGAAGATCTTTTTCGTATACGCAAAGAATTGGAGATGGACGCGGATGAATTTCGCAAGGTTATCAACCAGCCCGAATTAAAATTGATTTGGGGCGAGCTACAGGGCGACGAAGTGAAAACGGCTCCCAAGGGATTTGACAAAGAACACCCCGATATTGACCTTATCCGAAAAAAGCAATTCGTTTTTATGCGGAATTTCAAGGATTCGGAGGTGTTGTCGCCCACTTTTTTGGATGAAGTGGACAGGTCCTACAAGGCCATTCGCCCTTATTTTGATCTAATGAGCGAAATTCTCACCACTAATTTAAACGGCGAGTCAATTCTGGAATAA
- a CDS encoding glyoxalase, translated as MDSTSDRRLDIRPTISSTHFNSQMGFDEHFQNKTLRPVLKLQNYLLVEAFKNYANKHKGVFYELSLEKKFQYIERAIQKDIKFRNSLKGMVIGQFTVEEYRDYITNSSALNKRMMNMVVERLKDQIQLLEEETLFQN; from the coding sequence ATGGATTCAACATCCGACCGCCGATTGGACATTCGTCCCACTATTTCATCCACACATTTTAACAGCCAAATGGGTTTTGACGAGCATTTTCAGAACAAGACTCTTCGCCCGGTGCTCAAACTCCAAAATTATTTGTTGGTAGAGGCCTTCAAAAATTATGCGAACAAGCATAAAGGTGTTTTCTACGAACTTTCCTTGGAGAAAAAGTTCCAGTATATTGAGCGGGCCATCCAAAAGGACATCAAGTTCCGAAATTCCCTAAAGGGAATGGTTATTGGCCAGTTTACGGTGGAAGAATATCGCGACTACATCACCAATTCCTCTGCGTTAAACAAGCGTATGATGAACATGGTGGTGGAGCGTCTCAAGGACCAAATACAGCTTTTAGAGGAAGAAACGTTATTCCAGAATTGA